In Candidatus Cloacimonas sp., the DNA window AACAATTACCTTATAGTTTAAGTCCATATCGTTTTTCAAATGTTGCAAAACCTGAATGCCATTCATTTTGGAACCGACTAAAAAAACATCCAGAAGAATTACATCCGGCTGGAAACTGCGTAAGACATCAAAAAACTGGTCACTATTTACAGTTAGCATTGCTTCGTAGTCATAATGTTTAACTACATTGGCAATTTGTTCAGAAAGAACTGTGTCGTCTTCTAAAATTAAGATTTTTCCTTTCATTATTGTTTACCTTAAAAGCAGCTCTTCCAGTTCTGCTAAAGCATTTATATAATAGATATAGGCCTGGTCGGGAGAATCGTAAGGGGAGAAATACTTATGCACATCCCCATCCTGAAAATATTTGGAACACATATAGTAAAAGTGGTCTGAAGTGCTAAGCAAGCGAGCAGTTCTCAATAATTCCTCATCGCCTTTTTCTTTAATTCTATTCAGCAATTCATACAAGGTCTCACTGGCATTTTGTTGCATTTCGTTTCCCAGCCAGGCAGAAATATCGCGTTGTTCATCAGCCCAGGAAACAGGTTCCGGAAAAGAAAGGGATTCCTGTTGATAATTTGCCAAATGAGAAATATCTTTCGGATGAGCAAAACCAAGATGGTCTCTTGCTAACACGGCTTCAGGGAAATGGCGCATAAAATCAAAAATGCCGGTGGAAGCCCATTGATGCTCTCCAAAGGTTTCATAATCCATAAATAGATTCAGAAACAGGTTCTTCCCGCCTTTTTCAGCTAAGGTAAGCTGGTCTATCCAATGGACGAATTTATCCACGGTTAAAGGATATTCAGGCCAATCTCGATTGGAAAAACGAAAAGCAATATCATCCGCTAATTGATAATATTTCAACAGCAGATTAACATTCTTGGAATAGTTCTTATAGGCATATAGCGGACTGCGCCACTGGAGAATTCTATCCACGCCTTCTGTAATAATGGTTTTAAAGCCCTCAATTTCAAAAATAACATCGGATAGACGGTCTTGATAGATTAACTCCGTATTACGGAAAGTAGTTGTATAATAGCCAAATTCTTTTTGCATCAAATCCCGATGAAGATAAACCTGGTCAAGAAATTCATTGGTATCAAAAAGAAAAGCCAAAGAGTGAAAATAGGTCTCTCCTAATAATTCCACACAGCCGGTATCAACTAAACGCTTGAAGGAATCAAGGGTTTCGGGAGAATAGAGTTTAAATTGCTCTAACGCAGTTCCCGTAATGGAAAAAGCAACTTTAAACCTGCCCTCGTATTTTTCAATAAGCTCCAAAAGCAGCTCGTTAGTGGGCAGGTAACAGTTATTAGCAACTTTACGCATTACATTGCCATTCAGCTTATCATCAAAAATTTTGGCATTATGGGCAATATCCAGAACATTAAAATGATTGAGGCGATAGGGTTGATGCACTTGAAAATAAAACACAATATTTAACATCGCGGTCTCCTTAAAATTAAAAATGCTTACTGTATTCGGAAAGAGTTGTAGCATAAAGTGAGCGAATTTTATCTGCTGCATCCTCCCACGCAATTTTTTGCACTTCTTTTCTTCCTTCCATCCCTATTTTGGTGCATTCTTCAGGATTTTCAATCAGATGATTGATGGTTTCAGCCCAAAGGTCTATATCCCAATAATCAATCTTGAAAGCATTATGCACAACTTCGGCAACTCCTGATTGTTTGGATATAATTGCTGTAATTCCATAAGCCATTGCTTCCAACGGAGAAATGCCAAAGGGTTCGGAAACAGAAGGTAAAACATAAATATCTGCTGCCTGTAAGATGCGTTCAACCTGTTTCCGATTGAGAAAGCCGGTAAAAAGAAAACGGTTCTTTAAGCGTAATGCAGCTGAACGGCGTAAAATTTGCCTTTGCATATCTCCTGTTCCGGCAAGGATAAATCTTGTCTCGGGATGCACTTTCAGAACTTTATCCGCTATATCCAGATAATAATCGGGACCTTTTTGCAGAGTTACTCTTCCTAAATATAAAATAGTAGGTCCCTTAAAAATGCGTTTTTTATTGTGTAATGTGGCTTCCGAAACAGTGAAGGCATTATGAATTATGCGAATTTTACCTGTATCTATCCGATAGCGACTCATAACCATCTGTGCCGTATACTGTGAAACAGCAATAACTTTATCGGCATAAGTCATTCCCAAATGTTCAATTTTATGAATTCTTTCGTCTCCAGTCCCTCCGGCTCTGTCAAATTCAGTAGCATGAATATGGACAATCAAAGGTTTTCGGGAAATTTGCTTAGCCAAAATTCCGCTGGGATAGGTTAGCCAATCGTGAGCATGAATTAGGTCATAATCCAAAATGCGAGCAAAACGATTTGCGCGGATAGTGTATTCCTGCACTTTACGCATCAGGTCTTCTTCACCAATCAAATTAGCAGTCATTTCGCTGAAGATGTTCTGCTCTTCAGTAGTAACAGTTTCACTAAGCCAAGTGGTTTTTTTAATTGAAGTTACATAGTCCTTAATTTCACTTAGGTTAAAATAGCTTTCCGGATGTGACGATATTCCAATATATTCCAGGCGTTCGTGCATTGTGGAGAAAGTGCGCTTTACATATTCTTTCTGTTTTTCTGTTTCCAAAAAAATGGCAGGCAGGGTATCAGCATCACCTTCTTCTCTTAAAGGAAAATAGACCATTTCTTTGGTAGGTAAAACCAGGTCTATCTTTATTCCTTGGCTTAGCAGTGCCTTTACCATTCCGTAACAAGCCATACCTAAACCTCCGGAAATCAGGGGAGGAAATTCCCAGGTGAACATTAGAATTTTCATTTGCCCTCCTGCAGAAAAAGAATGTAGTTTTCAATATTATATAGGGCAGCTACGCTCCATGCCTGAGCTGGAGCTCCTTTAGGAAAATGAGGGGCATCTCCATCCCAGATTTCAGCTATGGAAGCAATATGTCCTTTCATAAAGCTATTGCGAAAGGTGAAAATAAAAGAAGTTAGCGCGGCGATTATTTCTTCTTTAGGTTTCACACCGCTATAAGCTCTTTCATACAAACCACAAAAGGGACCTAATAGCCAAGCCCAAACGCTGCCATTATGATAGGAAAGGTCTCTTTCTCTTTGAGTGCCATAATATTTTTTGCGAAAACGAATATCTTTGGGGCTCAAAGTTCGGAGTCCATAGTTTGTATAGAGTTCTTTAAAGCTGCGTTCCAAAACCTGTTGCATTATGTCTCGGGAAAATGCTTCCCAGGGTAAAGCAAGAGCAATTACGGCATTGGGACGAATTTCCATTATCAATTCTTCTCCTGCAATTCTATCTGCCAGATAGCCATCATTATAGAATTTTTGCAAGGATTGCTTAACCAAATCCTTTAGCTGAATGATTTCTTCCTTTGGTTGATAGGTCTTTCGGGATTTTTGGCAATAAGCGTTGCACATTGCTTCGTATGAACATAAGGCATTATACCAGAGAGCATTTATTTCAATGGGGGCTCCCTCGCGTGGAGTTACGGGTTTTCCTTCAATTCGCACATCCATCCAGGTTCCGTGGGCGAAATTAGAATTTAGTTCAATTAAGCCATCATAACGAATTGTAAAAGGATGAGTTCCATTATGCAAAATACCGGTGATAATTTCTTCTGTTAAGGCAATCACATCTTTCCAATATTTAACTCTTTGTTTCCGTTTTCCCAGCTTCCACAAGAGAATGATATACCATAAAGTAGAATCAATGCTATCGTAATTTGCTTCTTTACCCGATTCTGCCATCATATTGGGAATAAGACCATTTTGAATGTAACCCCGATATTTATTCAGGATTTTTTCCACTGTTTCCAGTTGATTGGAGCTGCGTAAAAGAGCATTTACAACTACCATTGTATCTCTTCCCCAGGCACCGTAAAATGGGTAACCGGCTACAATATCATCATTAGCTAAAAAGTCCTTCAAGGCAAATTCCAGAATTTTCAGATAATCATCATACGGAAAGAGAATATCATCATTATAATCTAAAGTATTCAGCAAAGTATCGTCTTCATCAGAAGAAGCAGGATAATCCCTGGGCTTAGGAAGCTCTGCATAACGATTTTCAATTCTTTCAATCAAGATTTTGGCATCTTCAATTGCCGTATCGCTGAAAAGAAGGTAATTACTTTGCCCTACTTTCAAGTCAAAACTAATTTGATAAAGAGTTATCTGGTCACCAATACCCTCATAGCCACTCATCACTTCCCAGGGATAAAACACATTGTAATAAACATAACGATTGGGAATAACTTCACCAGATAATAACGCACCATATAGCGCTATATTGTTATCCTGCCGGATAATACTGTAACGGGTAAAATTATCCCGCGTTTGTATCTCGGTAATAAAATTCAAGCTATCCAGAGTGCCGGGTCTATTCAACTCGTGATGAGGATTCATTGTAAACTTGGGATGCAGCTCAAAATGCAAAAGATGATGTCCTAAATTAGTATATTTTACTAAAGTTGTGTTAGTGGATTCATCCATCATAATTTCTTTCAGAATTAAAATGTCGTTTTGATGGGGAAGAGCTGAATATAAAAAAATAGGATAGGGACGCAACCAGGGCTTTACTAAATGCAGAAAGCCCTCGGGATATATGCAATTGCTGTAATTATTACTATCCAGGTGGAATATTTCTCCCCGCCATTCAACTTTTTCTTCAATTCCAGCTACTAAATGCAAACGGTTAAATTTATTATCACTGCTTACCAGCAAACCGTGATATTTACGCTGATTTATTAAATTTCCGGTTCCTAATGCATAACCGCCTCTGCGATTAGTTAGAATCCATTCGTGATGATGGGTTTCCATAAAATAGTTGTTCATCCAACCTCCTCAAGCTTCCATCCAAAGTTGTGTTGATTTTTTTCCATAATGGCTATTTCGTCAAGTTCTTTTTTGGGGGTGCCCGTAGATGATGTTTAAACAAGGATTTCAGGGCAAGGATTTTAGGAACGAGGATTTCAGGACTAGGATTTTAGAAACAAGGATTTAAGGATTTCAGGATTTAGAGGATAGATTTATAAGAGGTTTGGAATAATTTGTGTAGCCAGGGGTGCCGTTTTTTGTACCGGCGGGGATGTACCGGCGGACGCTGTTCCGCCGTTTTTTTATTCGGCGCTACAGCGAGCGCCGGTACAGCGAGCGCCGGTACAGCGAGCGCCGGTACAATATGGGGGAGAGCTGAAGAATTCTTTTTTCATTTGACAGCCAGTCAAACCTCAAAAGATTTGCTTGTAAATGAGGTGAAATTTGAAGACAGCGATTATCATTAAAGGTGCACAGGAACATAATCTGAAAAATATTGATTTAACTATTCCCCGGAATAAACTTGTAGTTTTTACCGGAGTATCCGGTTCGGGAAAATCATCTTTAGCTTTTGATACACTTTATGCCGAAGGTCAAAGGCGTTATGTAGAATCCCTTTCTGCTTATGCGCGGCAGTTTTTAGGGCAGATGGAAAAGCCCAAAGTAGATTATATTGAAGGTCTATCTCCTGCCATCTCCATAGAGCAGAAAGCAGCCAGTAAAAATCCGCGTTCTACTGTGGGAACTGCAACTGAGATATACGATTACCTGCGAGTTCTTTTTGCCAGAATTGGAAAACAGTATTGCTACAATTGTGGCAGACCGGTAGGTTCTCAAACGGTGGACCAAATGATTGCCCATTTATTGCAAAACAAACCTGGTACTAAACTGCAAATTTTAGCTCCAGTTGTGCAAAACCGTAAAGGTGAACATAAAGACGAATTGGAAATGTTACGCCAGGAAGGTTTTGTCCGAGTTATGATAAATGGTCAGTTAAGAAATTTGGATGAAGAAATCGTGCTGGACAAAAAAAGCAAGCATAACATTGATGTGGTAGTGGATAGAATCGTGATTAAGGAAGATATTGAAAGCCGTCTTTCCGATTCCCTGGAACTGGCTTTGAAACTGGCAGAGGGGATTGTTAAAATTGATTATCCGGAAGAGAAGCAGGAAACAATTCTTTCCGCTCAGAATGCGTGTCCGCATTGTCAAATAGGTTTTGAAGAACTTTCTCCCCAAAGTTTTTCCTTCAATAGCCCTATTGGCGCTTGCTCTCTTTGCGGGGGCTTAGGTTATAAGCTGGAATTTGATTCGGATAAGATAATTCTTAATCCCCAACTGAGCATTTTGGAAGGTGCAATAGTCCCCTGGGGTCGTTTGGAAGCCAAACAACACAGCTGGACACTAAATACCGTGCGAAGTTTAGCAAAAGCTTATAATTTTTCTCTATCCACACCCTGGGTTCAATTGCCGGAAATAGTAAAACAGCTCATTCTTTACGGTTCCAAAGGAAGGAGATTTAAAAATGCCTGGGAAACAGAAAACGGCAAAGGTGAATTCTTGATGCGTTTTGAAGGCATCATTCCTCAACTGGAAAGAAGAATGCATGAAACAACCTCGGAAGAAATGCGTCGCTATTATCTTCAATATATTAGCGATAAACCTTGTCCTGCCTGTAACGGAAAGAAATTAAAACCAGCGTCTTTAGCAGTTAAAATAGCGGATAAAAATATCAGTGAAATAACGGCAATGAGCATTCGTGAAGTATATAATTTTTTTACCGAGCTACATCTGCAAGGAAACGAGCTGCTGATTGCGGAAGAGATATTAAAAGAAATAAAGAATCGCCTTGGTTTTCTGATGAATGTAGGATTGCATTATTTAACTTTGGATAGAAGGTCTCCAACTTTGTCCGGAGGCGAATCTCAACGCATCCGTTTAGCCAGCCAGATTGGCAGTCAATTAGTTGGAGTAATGTATATTTTGGATGAACCAAGTATCGGATTGCACCAAAGAGATGTTTCCAAACTGGTGGCAATGCTTTTACAACTAAGGGATTTGGGGAATACAGTGATAGTTGTAGAACACGATGAATACACAATCCGAGCTGCTGACCAGATAGTAGATTTTGGTCCCCGGGCAGGAATTTATGGCGGAGAAATTGTTGCCACAGGAGATATGGAAACCATTCTGCAAAGTCAGAAGTCATTAACGGGAGCATATCTTTCCGGACGCTTAAAAATTCCCGTTCCGGAAAAAAGAATTAAGCAGGATGGTAGAATGCTGAGCATTATCAATGCAAGGCATAATAATTTGAAGAATTTGAATGTGGATATTCCTTTAGGGCTTTTGGTATGTATAACCGGCGTATCCGGAAGCGGAAAAAGCAGTTTAATCAATCAAACCCTTTCTCCCTACCTGCACAATTATTTTTATCATACTACCCAAAATGTTGGTAAAATAGATGATATTCAAGGAATTGAGCAGATAGATAAAATAATTACTATAGACCAGCAACCGATAGGTAGAACTCCGCGTTCCAATCCTTCCACTTATGTGAAACTGTTTGATCCTATTCGGGAACTTTTTGCCCAATTACCTGCTTCCAAAATGCATGGATATACCCCAGGCAGATTTTCCTTTAATGTTAAAGGCGGACGCTGTGAGGCATGTGAAGGGGCAGGAGTGAAACAG includes these proteins:
- a CDS encoding glycoside hydrolase family 57 protein; the encoded protein is MLNIVFYFQVHQPYRLNHFNVLDIAHNAKIFDDKLNGNVMRKVANNCYLPTNELLLELIEKYEGRFKVAFSITGTALEQFKLYSPETLDSFKRLVDTGCVELLGETYFHSLAFLFDTNEFLDQVYLHRDLMQKEFGYYTTTFRNTELIYQDRLSDVIFEIEGFKTIITEGVDRILQWRSPLYAYKNYSKNVNLLLKYYQLADDIAFRFSNRDWPEYPLTVDKFVHWIDQLTLAEKGGKNLFLNLFMDYETFGEHQWASTGIFDFMRHFPEAVLARDHLGFAHPKDISHLANYQQESLSFPEPVSWADEQRDISAWLGNEMQQNASETLYELLNRIKEKGDEELLRTARLLSTSDHFYYMCSKYFQDGDVHKYFSPYDSPDQAYIYYINALAELEELLLR
- a CDS encoding glycosyltransferase; protein product: MKILMFTWEFPPLISGGLGMACYGMVKALLSQGIKIDLVLPTKEMVYFPLREEGDADTLPAIFLETEKQKEYVKRTFSTMHERLEYIGISSHPESYFNLSEIKDYVTSIKKTTWLSETVTTEEQNIFSEMTANLIGEEDLMRKVQEYTIRANRFARILDYDLIHAHDWLTYPSGILAKQISRKPLIVHIHATEFDRAGGTGDERIHKIEHLGMTYADKVIAVSQYTAQMVMSRYRIDTGKIRIIHNAFTVSEATLHNKKRIFKGPTILYLGRVTLQKGPDYYLDIADKVLKVHPETRFILAGTGDMQRQILRRSAALRLKNRFLFTGFLNRKQVERILQAADIYVLPSVSEPFGISPLEAMAYGITAIISKQSGVAEVVHNAFKIDYWDIDLWAETINHLIENPEECTKIGMEGRKEVQKIAWEDAADKIRSLYATTLSEYSKHF
- a CDS encoding amylo-alpha-1,6-glucosidase, with the translated sequence MNNYFMETHHHEWILTNRRGGYALGTGNLINQRKYHGLLVSSDNKFNRLHLVAGIEEKVEWRGEIFHLDSNNYSNCIYPEGFLHLVKPWLRPYPIFLYSALPHQNDILILKEIMMDESTNTTLVKYTNLGHHLLHFELHPKFTMNPHHELNRPGTLDSLNFITEIQTRDNFTRYSIIRQDNNIALYGALLSGEVIPNRYVYYNVFYPWEVMSGYEGIGDQITLYQISFDLKVGQSNYLLFSDTAIEDAKILIERIENRYAELPKPRDYPASSDEDDTLLNTLDYNDDILFPYDDYLKILEFALKDFLANDDIVAGYPFYGAWGRDTMVVVNALLRSSNQLETVEKILNKYRGYIQNGLIPNMMAESGKEANYDSIDSTLWYIILLWKLGKRKQRVKYWKDVIALTEEIITGILHNGTHPFTIRYDGLIELNSNFAHGTWMDVRIEGKPVTPREGAPIEINALWYNALCSYEAMCNAYCQKSRKTYQPKEEIIQLKDLVKQSLQKFYNDGYLADRIAGEELIMEIRPNAVIALALPWEAFSRDIMQQVLERSFKELYTNYGLRTLSPKDIRFRKKYYGTQRERDLSYHNGSVWAWLLGPFCGLYERAYSGVKPKEEIIAALTSFIFTFRNSFMKGHIASIAEIWDGDAPHFPKGAPAQAWSVAALYNIENYILFLQEGK
- the uvrA gene encoding excinuclease ABC subunit UvrA; amino-acid sequence: MKTAIIIKGAQEHNLKNIDLTIPRNKLVVFTGVSGSGKSSLAFDTLYAEGQRRYVESLSAYARQFLGQMEKPKVDYIEGLSPAISIEQKAASKNPRSTVGTATEIYDYLRVLFARIGKQYCYNCGRPVGSQTVDQMIAHLLQNKPGTKLQILAPVVQNRKGEHKDELEMLRQEGFVRVMINGQLRNLDEEIVLDKKSKHNIDVVVDRIVIKEDIESRLSDSLELALKLAEGIVKIDYPEEKQETILSAQNACPHCQIGFEELSPQSFSFNSPIGACSLCGGLGYKLEFDSDKIILNPQLSILEGAIVPWGRLEAKQHSWTLNTVRSLAKAYNFSLSTPWVQLPEIVKQLILYGSKGRRFKNAWETENGKGEFLMRFEGIIPQLERRMHETTSEEMRRYYLQYISDKPCPACNGKKLKPASLAVKIADKNISEITAMSIREVYNFFTELHLQGNELLIAEEILKEIKNRLGFLMNVGLHYLTLDRRSPTLSGGESQRIRLASQIGSQLVGVMYILDEPSIGLHQRDVSKLVAMLLQLRDLGNTVIVVEHDEYTIRAADQIVDFGPRAGIYGGEIVATGDMETILQSQKSLTGAYLSGRLKIPVPEKRIKQDGRMLSIINARHNNLKNLNVDIPLGLLVCITGVSGSGKSSLINQTLSPYLHNYFYHTTQNVGKIDDIQGIEQIDKIITIDQQPIGRTPRSNPSTYVKLFDPIRELFAQLPASKMHGYTPGRFSFNVKGGRCEACEGAGVKQIEMHFMADIFVTCEVCKGKRYNQETLSIRYKGKNIASILDMDVQEAIEFFDAIPAIRNKLKTLQEVGLDYLKLGQPSPTLSGGEAQRIKLSRELSKVSTGNTLYVLDEPTTGLHFEDTNKLLKVLRKLVAMGNTVIVIEHNLDVIKCADWIIDLGPEGGDEGGQIICTGTPEDVIACPASATGLHLKYHLENERKTALNALTDMEAENKTTQPLSKKRTVKKKSV